In Panthera tigris isolate Pti1 chromosome D2, P.tigris_Pti1_mat1.1, whole genome shotgun sequence, one DNA window encodes the following:
- the AP3M1 gene encoding AP-3 complex subunit mu-1, translated as MIHSLFLINCSGDIFLEKHWKSVVSQSVCDYFFEAQEKAADVENVPPVISTPHHYLISIYRDKLFFVSVIQTEVPPLFVIEFLHRVADTFQDYFGECSEAAIKDNVVIVYELLEEMLDNGFPLATESNILKELIKPPTILRSVVNSITGSSNVGDTLPTGQLSNIPWRRAGVKYTNNEAYFDVVEEIDAIIDKSGSTVFAEIQGVIDACIKLSGMPDLSLSFMNPRLLDDVSFHPCIRFKRWESERVLSFIPPDGNFRLISYRVSSQNLVAIPVYVKHCISFKENSSCGRFDITIGPKQNMGKTIEGITVTVHMPKVVLNMNLTPTQGSYTFDPVTKVLTWDVGKITPQKLPSLKGLVNLQSGAPKPEENPSLNIQFKIQQLAISGLKVNRLDMYGEKYKPFKGVKYVTKAGKFQVRT; from the exons ATGATTCACAGTCTATTTCTCATAAACTGTTCCGGTGACATATTTCTAGAGAAGCACTGGAAGAGTGTTGTGAGCCAGTCTGTCTGTGATTATTTCTTTGAAGCTCAAGAGAAAGCTGCTGATGTTGAAAATGTACCACCTGTCATTTCAACACCTCATCACTACCTCATCAGTATCTACCGGGATAAGCTCTTCTTTGTGTCTGTCATACAGACTGAAGTGCCACCTCTATTTGTAATTGAGTTTCTACATCGAGTTGCTGACACTTTTCAG GACTACTTTGGTGAGTGTTCGGAAGCTGCAATTAAGGATAATGTGGTCATTGTATATGAGCTCTTGGAAGAAATGTTAGACAATGGATTTCCACTGGCTACTGAatctaatattttgaaagaactgATTAAACCACCAACAATTCTACGTTCTGTCGTCAACTCTATTACAG GCAGCAGTAATGTTGGGGACACACTCCCCACTGGGCAGCTGTCCAACATCCCATGGCGACGGGCAGGGGTAAAGTACACAAACAATGAAGCCTATTTTGATGTCGTTGAAGAAATAGATGCAATTATAGATAAATCAG gATCTACAGTCTTTGCAGAAATTCAGGGGGTCATTGATGCTTGCATTAAGCTATCTGGAATGCCtgacctttctctttctttcatg AACCCACGGCTTCTAGATGATGTCAGCTTCCACCCCTGCATCCGGTTCAAGCGTTGGGAATCTGAAAGAGTTTTGTCATTTATTCCTCCAGATGGAAATTTCCGACTCATATCATATCGTGTCAGCTCACAAAA tcTAGTGGCAATACCAGTGTATGTGAAACATTGCATCAGCTTTAAGGAGAACAGTTCTTGTGGAAGATTCGATATTACAATTGGACCAAAGCAGAATATGGGGAAAACTATTGAAGGAATCACAGTAACAGTTCACATGCCAAAAGTTGTACTGAATATGAACCTGACACCAACACAAGGCAGCTATACATTTGATCCAGTTACCAAG GTACTAACATGGGATGTGGGAAAAATTACTCCACAAAAGCTCCCAAGTCTTAAAGGACTGGTAAATTTACAGTCTGGAGCACCCAAGCCGGAAGAGAATCCAAGTCTCAACATACAATTCAAGATCCAGCAGCTTGCTATTTCTG GCTTAAAAGTAAACCGTTTGGACATGTATGGGGAGAAATACAAGCCATTTAAAGGAGTCAAATATGTCACGAAAGCTGGAAAGTTCCAAGTGAGGACATGA